From Novipirellula galeiformis, the proteins below share one genomic window:
- a CDS encoding ribonuclease R family protein, protein MDVSPELTDQLLRHISSSLYRPSKPKNIAKALKLDSDGYRELRRVVKQLVLEGRVVYGSNHLVIPAGAFEGGSDYVRGTFRRAMGGGFGFVRPGEHDDESEIAEHIFVPPGSTHGALEGDMVEVKLQPSRKGGQEGVVVKVLERARRQFTGTFRMINGHPAVFLDGTPYDQPVSIGDVRGLPLSDDDKVFVEMVEYPDDDGHGGEAVLLERLGSSSNPAIDTLTIMRQYALPDAFPERVLEEARAQADAFNDEEVPENRKDLTKLLTITIDPFDARDFDDAISLQREEGRWRLWVHIADVSSFIPAGSALDEEARNRATSVYLPDRVVPMIPEIISNHLASLQPDRIRLVKTVEIEILDDLTVTHSEVHNAAILSDKRLNYEQVDKFLANPDSHREPWGDAVCDLLSQMHTLAMKMRKARFKGGSLSMDMPDVKLNFDRSGKVRGAYLVENTESHQIIEEFMLAGNQAVATWLDDLELNFLHRIHEPPQRRKLRDLLAFVRDIGLNIDSLESRFEIQRVLDLVAGTPLEQAVNFSVLKSMNKAVYGPQREGHYALDMEHYCHFTSPIRRYPDLSVHRLIEKLLEGKKTPDESFSELLRLGHHCSDMERNAQQAERDLIELKLLHFLKKKVGEKLEAVVSRVFPDGIHARCIKLPVDGFLPVTSLPRDRYRFERQGQQLVGFREGHRFRLGDLLTVQIAKIDLQERQLFVDLVKNHSSEHTPVVSTRGKSDKIRAGTKRKNQARENKKRRKR, encoded by the coding sequence ATGGATGTATCACCCGAATTAACCGACCAGCTGCTTCGTCATATCAGCTCGTCTTTGTACCGCCCCAGCAAACCCAAGAATATTGCCAAGGCACTGAAGCTGGATTCCGATGGCTATCGCGAACTTCGCCGGGTTGTCAAACAGCTCGTGCTCGAAGGCCGCGTGGTCTACGGATCGAATCACTTGGTGATTCCCGCGGGTGCCTTTGAAGGAGGCAGCGATTACGTTCGCGGCACCTTCCGTCGCGCGATGGGCGGTGGCTTTGGTTTCGTGCGCCCAGGCGAACATGATGACGAAAGCGAAATCGCGGAACATATCTTTGTACCGCCTGGTTCGACTCATGGCGCCCTCGAAGGCGACATGGTCGAAGTCAAGCTGCAACCAAGTCGCAAGGGAGGCCAAGAAGGCGTCGTCGTCAAAGTACTTGAACGCGCTCGACGTCAATTCACAGGCACGTTTCGCATGATCAACGGCCACCCCGCGGTGTTTCTCGATGGAACCCCTTACGATCAACCGGTGTCGATCGGCGATGTGCGTGGTTTACCGCTCAGCGACGACGACAAAGTCTTTGTCGAGATGGTTGAATATCCCGACGATGATGGCCATGGTGGCGAAGCCGTCCTGCTAGAGCGATTGGGCAGCAGCAGCAATCCGGCGATCGATACGCTTACGATCATGCGGCAATACGCGCTGCCCGATGCGTTTCCCGAACGCGTGCTCGAAGAAGCACGCGCCCAAGCCGATGCCTTCAATGACGAAGAGGTGCCGGAAAACCGCAAGGATCTCACCAAGCTGTTGACGATCACGATCGACCCGTTCGATGCACGCGATTTTGATGATGCAATTTCGCTCCAACGCGAAGAGGGACGGTGGCGGTTGTGGGTTCACATCGCTGACGTCAGCAGCTTTATTCCGGCTGGCAGTGCGTTGGACGAGGAAGCCCGAAATCGAGCGACGAGCGTTTATTTGCCCGATCGCGTCGTGCCGATGATCCCTGAAATTATCAGCAACCACCTCGCCAGTCTTCAGCCCGATCGAATTCGTTTGGTGAAGACGGTCGAGATCGAAATCCTTGACGATTTGACGGTCACCCATTCGGAAGTTCACAACGCAGCGATCCTAAGCGACAAGCGTTTGAACTATGAACAGGTCGACAAGTTTTTGGCCAACCCCGATTCCCATCGCGAGCCATGGGGGGATGCCGTTTGTGATCTGCTTTCTCAGATGCATACGTTGGCGATGAAGATGCGAAAGGCTCGCTTCAAAGGCGGATCCCTTTCGATGGATATGCCCGACGTCAAATTGAACTTTGATCGCTCGGGTAAAGTCCGAGGAGCCTATCTGGTTGAAAATACCGAGAGCCATCAAATCATTGAAGAGTTCATGTTGGCGGGCAACCAAGCCGTGGCAACCTGGCTCGATGATTTGGAATTGAACTTTTTGCACCGAATTCATGAGCCACCTCAGCGGCGTAAGCTCCGCGATCTGTTGGCGTTTGTCCGCGATATCGGCTTGAACATTGATTCGCTAGAGAGTCGCTTTGAAATTCAAAGGGTGCTCGACTTGGTCGCCGGGACGCCACTCGAACAAGCGGTGAATTTCTCGGTCTTGAAGTCGATGAACAAGGCGGTTTATGGGCCCCAGCGTGAAGGGCATTACGCGCTCGATATGGAGCATTATTGTCACTTCACCAGTCCGATTCGTCGTTATCCCGATTTGTCAGTCCATCGCTTGATCGAAAAACTGTTGGAAGGGAAAAAAACACCCGACGAATCGTTTTCGGAATTGCTGCGTCTGGGGCATCACTGCAGCGACATGGAGCGAAACGCTCAACAGGCCGAACGCGATTTGATCGAGCTAAAGCTTTTGCACTTTTTGAAAAAGAAGGTGGGCGAGAAGCTCGAAGCGGTGGTCAGTCGCGTTTTCCCCGATGGGATTCACGCGCGTTGCATCAAGCTTCCCGTGGACGGTTTTTTGCCCGTCACATCGTTGCCCCGAGATCGTTACCGGTTTGAGCGACAGGGCCAACAATTGGTGGGCTTCCGAGAGGGGCATCGTTTTCGATTAGGGGATTTGTTAACGGTCCAAATTGCGAAAATTGATCTGCAAGAGCGGCAACTGTTCGTCGACTTGGTGAAAAATCATTCCTCGGAACACACGCCGGTCGTCTCCACGCGTGGGAAAAGTGACAAAATTAGGGCGGGAACGAAGCGGAAAAATCAGGCGCGGGAAAACAAGAAGCGGCGAAAGCGGTAG
- the gcvH gene encoding glycine cleavage system protein GcvH, with protein sequence MPRDPENLLYAESHEWCDVVEEGGAKIATIGISAFAIEQLNDLVYMDLPEVGKAVTAGEEFGEVESVKAVSPLYSPITGEVVEVHSELPDNLDQLNDDPYDFGWILKVKVSDDSNLSSLMDAAAYKKQCAASG encoded by the coding sequence ATGCCCCGTGATCCAGAAAACTTGTTGTACGCCGAGTCGCACGAATGGTGTGATGTGGTCGAAGAAGGTGGAGCAAAAATTGCAACCATCGGAATTTCCGCGTTTGCAATCGAGCAGCTCAACGACCTTGTTTACATGGACCTTCCCGAAGTTGGCAAAGCGGTCACCGCAGGGGAAGAGTTCGGTGAAGTGGAATCGGTCAAAGCGGTGAGTCCGTTGTACAGTCCGATCACGGGTGAAGTCGTCGAGGTTCATAGTGAGCTGCCCGACAACTTGGACCAACTCAACGATGATCCCTACGATTTCGGTTGGATTCTTAAGGTCAAGGTTAGTGACGACTCGAACTTGTCATCGCTGATGGACGCAGCGGCCTACAAGAAACAGTGTGCAGCGTCGGGTTAG
- a CDS encoding alpha/beta hydrolase, translating into MDRLKMELRRKFVFTCLGWLIALGVSPASAEQLFQLRNGLTLRGTKAEIASLNANAFSAAAAGEIKLSPIWIVDDGLTRIYFHGKGMAAAEPVDVRDIEQSIEFWQPTPLGGKEISAIGSILGVSPFNEFGRRVMTVRGVDGTPIRLVQGITEINGRYARVEGLKGETSYVWDMRLATSSLKSDELKAIFRRRLDWDSLDQRLQAVRFFMEAGRHGDAIDILREAIDTFPEAAKMQRQVVALTERQATQLLDEAKLRAASGQETLALEILEKFPVDLLGRVTRLQVEDATEKILGTQRQSASLVAQLETQIAQLNRAQELQPILAEIKAGLSSSTLARMSDYIRLGTSEAVPLENRVALAVAGWLLGSGSGEQNLTVTISLVKVRDLVAEYLASSDPARRQAILAEMRNLEGAQAEYIDRMLPLLSPPLDWPEGSQHESIPGLHWVGDESEQLDQPPVPRYAIQLPPDYNPLREYPCILSLHPVRGTPMSEIDWWSGVYSEEIQARLGHASRYGFIVVAPLWTRASQGEYEYTSREHERVLVSLRDAMRRSSIDADRVFIAGHGEGGAAAWDIAYSHPDLWAGMISISGEPAKTIAHYHPNAPYVPMYLVMGERDGAPTPLVRNGPVMDDYVKFKSDAMVVMYRGRGREFFYEEIHRLFDWMRLPAHVRKEAPTAIDTVTMREGDNFFWWLELGPIKPDVAIDPLMWDQAERVRAAPVSASIGTDNQIRVNQAPAEQFSLWLRPMRDLDLNKPVTIRYRSRRVLFEFDGAVETLLEDARRRADRKRAYWAVVTVP; encoded by the coding sequence GTGGATCGATTGAAAATGGAGTTGCGTCGGAAATTTGTGTTTACCTGCTTGGGCTGGCTGATTGCCCTGGGGGTCTCTCCGGCGAGTGCGGAGCAATTGTTTCAGCTTCGCAATGGTTTGACGTTGCGCGGGACCAAGGCCGAGATTGCTTCGCTGAACGCCAACGCGTTTTCGGCTGCCGCCGCCGGCGAAATCAAATTGAGTCCGATTTGGATCGTCGACGACGGTTTGACCCGCATCTACTTTCATGGCAAAGGGATGGCCGCCGCGGAACCGGTGGACGTTCGTGATATTGAGCAATCGATCGAATTTTGGCAGCCCACGCCGCTCGGTGGAAAAGAGATCTCAGCGATTGGCAGTATTCTAGGGGTTTCGCCATTCAACGAGTTCGGGCGACGCGTGATGACCGTCCGTGGGGTCGATGGGACGCCGATACGTTTGGTCCAAGGGATCACGGAAATCAACGGTCGTTATGCCCGCGTCGAAGGGCTCAAAGGCGAAACGTCTTATGTCTGGGATATGCGTTTGGCGACCAGTTCGTTGAAATCCGATGAGCTCAAAGCAATTTTTCGTCGACGATTGGACTGGGACAGTCTCGATCAACGGCTTCAAGCCGTTCGTTTTTTTATGGAAGCGGGACGGCATGGCGACGCCATCGATATCCTTCGCGAAGCGATCGATACGTTCCCGGAAGCGGCAAAGATGCAACGTCAGGTCGTGGCCTTGACGGAGCGTCAGGCGACTCAGTTATTGGACGAAGCAAAGTTGCGGGCGGCATCGGGGCAAGAAACATTGGCATTGGAAATCTTAGAGAAATTTCCTGTGGACCTGCTCGGCCGAGTCACGCGATTGCAAGTCGAGGATGCGACCGAAAAAATCCTTGGCACCCAGCGTCAATCGGCATCTCTGGTCGCTCAGCTTGAGACGCAGATTGCTCAGCTGAATCGGGCTCAAGAGCTTCAGCCGATTCTCGCGGAGATCAAGGCCGGGCTGTCATCGTCAACCTTAGCCCGGATGAGCGATTACATTCGTCTGGGGACGTCCGAGGCAGTGCCGCTGGAAAATCGTGTCGCGTTGGCGGTGGCCGGGTGGTTGCTCGGCAGCGGGTCGGGTGAACAGAACTTGACCGTTACGATTTCGCTTGTGAAAGTTCGTGATTTGGTGGCCGAGTATTTGGCCAGTTCGGATCCGGCGCGACGTCAAGCGATTCTCGCGGAAATGCGAAACCTCGAAGGGGCACAAGCGGAATACATCGACCGCATGTTGCCACTGTTATCTCCGCCGCTCGATTGGCCTGAAGGGTCGCAGCACGAGTCGATCCCCGGTCTGCATTGGGTCGGAGACGAAAGCGAGCAACTTGACCAACCTCCGGTGCCTCGATATGCCATTCAACTACCACCGGATTACAATCCACTCCGCGAGTATCCATGCATTTTGTCGCTGCACCCGGTGCGTGGGACGCCGATGTCGGAGATCGATTGGTGGAGCGGAGTTTACAGCGAAGAGATTCAAGCGAGATTGGGCCATGCGTCTCGTTACGGGTTTATTGTGGTTGCCCCATTGTGGACTCGTGCATCGCAAGGCGAGTACGAGTACACGTCGCGAGAACACGAACGCGTCCTGGTTTCGCTACGCGATGCGATGCGTCGATCCTCGATCGATGCGGATCGGGTGTTTATCGCCGGGCATGGTGAAGGGGGCGCTGCGGCATGGGACATCGCTTATTCGCATCCCGATCTCTGGGCTGGCATGATTTCGATTAGTGGCGAACCGGCAAAAACGATTGCCCATTATCACCCCAACGCACCCTATGTTCCGATGTACTTGGTGATGGGCGAACGCGATGGGGCACCGACGCCGCTGGTGCGTAACGGACCGGTCATGGATGATTATGTAAAGTTTAAAAGCGATGCCATGGTCGTGATGTATCGGGGCCGAGGACGCGAGTTTTTCTATGAAGAGATTCATCGGTTGTTCGATTGGATGCGTTTGCCTGCGCATGTTCGGAAAGAAGCTCCCACCGCGATCGACACCGTGACGATGCGCGAAGGTGACAATTTCTTTTGGTGGTTGGAACTTGGCCCAATCAAGCCCGATGTGGCGATTGATCCGTTGATGTGGGATCAAGCCGAGCGGGTTCGCGCTGCACCGGTTTCGGCTTCCATCGGAACCGACAACCAAATTCGAGTGAACCAGGCGCCGGCCGAGCAGTTCTCGCTCTGGCTACGACCGATGCGCGATCTCGATTTAAACAAACCGGTAACGATTCGCTATCGATCGCGGCGCGTGCTGTTTGAATTTGATGGGGCCGTCGAGACGTTGCTCGAAGACGCACGTCGGCGGGCGGACCGAAAACGCGCTTATTGGGCCGTGGTCACAGTGCCCTAA
- the gcvT gene encoding glycine cleavage system aminomethyltransferase GcvT, with the protein MNTSLATTPLDAWHRSAGAKMVPFAGYEMPIQYASIVGEHQACRTSAALFDVSHMGRIRFDGDGSEHLLDHLLTRRVSDLPVGGVRYGLMCNAEGGVLDDVLVSHLKTPSDRRFHLLVVNASNHQKIIDWITPHLPDFPTVTMSDRTELTAMIAVQGPKAIDVCKKLFTFDPSRLKYYQATITDQFKKPVIVSRTGYTGEDGLELIVRAEEANRVWENILLAGRDEGFTAVGLGARDTLRMEAGMPLYGHELNESIDPISAGLSFACNLQDRTFVGSDALRAIKAAGPKQVRVGMIPEGKRPAREGCDVLDLDGNKIGCVTSGGPSPTLGHPIAMAYVATQHANDKQFQIDIRGKSVLANATPLPFYKRSKKV; encoded by the coding sequence ATGAATACATCGCTTGCCACTACCCCGTTGGACGCATGGCACCGCTCTGCCGGTGCAAAAATGGTCCCCTTCGCGGGCTATGAGATGCCGATCCAGTATGCGTCGATCGTCGGCGAACACCAAGCGTGCCGCACCTCTGCTGCGCTGTTTGACGTCTCACACATGGGACGCATTCGCTTTGACGGCGATGGCAGCGAACACTTGCTCGATCATCTGCTAACGCGTCGAGTTTCCGATTTGCCCGTGGGCGGCGTCCGCTACGGATTGATGTGTAACGCCGAAGGTGGCGTGTTGGATGATGTGTTAGTATCGCATTTGAAGACCCCGTCGGATCGACGATTTCATTTGTTGGTCGTTAACGCATCGAACCACCAGAAAATTATCGATTGGATCACTCCCCATCTGCCCGACTTTCCTACGGTCACGATGTCGGACCGTACCGAGTTGACCGCGATGATCGCAGTCCAAGGTCCCAAAGCGATCGACGTTTGCAAGAAATTATTCACGTTCGATCCAAGTCGCTTGAAGTATTACCAAGCCACGATTACCGATCAGTTTAAAAAACCGGTGATTGTCAGTCGCACGGGCTATACCGGCGAAGATGGTCTCGAATTGATTGTTCGCGCCGAAGAAGCCAACCGTGTCTGGGAGAATATTCTGCTCGCCGGACGCGACGAAGGCTTTACCGCGGTCGGATTAGGAGCTCGCGACACGTTGCGAATGGAAGCGGGGATGCCGCTCTATGGTCATGAGCTAAACGAGTCGATCGATCCGATCTCAGCCGGTTTATCGTTCGCATGTAATCTGCAGGATCGTACGTTCGTCGGTAGCGACGCGCTGCGAGCGATCAAAGCCGCAGGACCAAAGCAAGTTCGCGTGGGCATGATTCCCGAGGGGAAACGCCCGGCACGTGAAGGTTGTGATGTGCTCGATTTGGATGGCAACAAGATTGGCTGTGTCACCAGCGGCGGTCCGTCGCCGACGCTCGGGCACCCGATCGCGATGGCCTACGTCGCCACCCAACACGCAAACGACAAACAGTTTCAAATTGATATTCGAGGGAAGTCGGTTTTGGCAAACGCCACGCCGCTGCCCTTTTACAAACGTTCTAAGAAGGTTTGA
- a CDS encoding RNA polymerase sigma factor, whose product MEESTAFLIERHRQNDPAAFEKLVGRYHSLVFGVCMRFMRHRQDAEDMTQETFSRLARYLGRWDSKRPIEPWLVTIAGNRCRTLLSRHRHEVVTGIPVEPAVDRVSEKIAADSLREEVRLALATQPKNHRRAFELFHEQSLSYAEIAEHLGCPVGTAKTWVHRARLVIMDELLKREVVVVNNPPARMAKLSHLDSAKTFVRSEDQV is encoded by the coding sequence ATGGAAGAATCGACTGCGTTTCTAATCGAACGTCATCGTCAGAACGACCCCGCTGCGTTTGAAAAGCTGGTGGGGCGATACCATTCGCTCGTCTTTGGCGTCTGTATGCGGTTCATGCGTCATCGCCAAGACGCCGAGGACATGACCCAAGAAACCTTTTCGCGCTTAGCTCGCTATTTGGGACGCTGGGATTCCAAACGCCCCATTGAACCTTGGTTGGTGACGATCGCAGGAAATCGCTGTCGCACCCTACTCTCGCGGCATCGCCACGAAGTGGTCACCGGGATCCCCGTCGAGCCCGCGGTCGATCGGGTGAGTGAGAAGATCGCAGCGGATTCGTTGCGTGAAGAGGTTCGGTTGGCGCTCGCCACTCAGCCCAAAAACCATCGACGTGCGTTTGAGCTATTTCATGAGCAATCGCTGAGCTATGCCGAGATCGCCGAACATCTGGGCTGTCCCGTTGGGACGGCGAAGACTTGGGTGCATCGAGCCCGATTGGTGATTATGGACGAGTTGCTCAAACGCGAGGTGGTGGTCGTCAACAACCCTCCTGCAAGAATGGCGAAGCTGTCCCACCTCGACTCCGCCAAGACATTTGTTCGTTCAGAGGATCAAGTATGA
- a CDS encoding lipoate--protein ligase family protein, whose protein sequence is MQARLIELAAGGPAENMAIDQALLESVHCNAVPTLRLYTWSEPTVSLGYFQKATDRRTHLPSSTSAFVRRATGGGAIVHHHELTYSFVWPLQYASMGAKAGLYQQTHQAIVESLRSFGVQATRFGDGGNASVAGTCDSATQTPGASSGDPFLCFQRRTEEDLIVSGYKVVGSAQRTGRNAVLQHGSILLDVTPFAPELPGIVNLTSRVIALDQLAVALAEAMASVFKLEFEKFSLDAEVQQRAREVVRERFGQQSWNEKR, encoded by the coding sequence ATGCAGGCGAGATTAATCGAGTTAGCAGCGGGCGGTCCGGCTGAGAATATGGCGATTGATCAAGCGCTCCTGGAATCCGTCCACTGCAACGCGGTTCCGACGTTACGTCTCTACACGTGGTCTGAGCCAACGGTTTCGCTGGGGTACTTCCAAAAGGCAACGGATCGTCGGACGCACCTGCCAAGTTCGACATCGGCGTTCGTGCGTCGCGCTACCGGCGGCGGGGCGATCGTTCATCACCACGAATTGACCTATAGCTTTGTTTGGCCTTTGCAGTACGCGTCGATGGGCGCCAAGGCAGGGCTGTATCAACAGACGCATCAAGCGATCGTGGAATCACTTCGATCGTTTGGCGTCCAAGCGACACGCTTTGGCGATGGGGGGAACGCGTCGGTCGCGGGCACCTGCGACTCCGCCACGCAGACCCCTGGCGCCTCGTCGGGCGATCCCTTTCTTTGTTTTCAGCGACGCACCGAAGAAGACCTAATCGTCAGCGGGTACAAGGTCGTCGGCAGCGCTCAACGGACCGGTCGAAACGCGGTTTTACAACACGGCAGTATCCTGCTCGACGTGACTCCGTTCGCCCCCGAGCTCCCTGGCATTGTGAACTTAACGTCACGAGTCATCGCCCTCGATCAGCTCGCTGTGGCGTTGGCGGAGGCAATGGCGAGCGTTTTTAAGCTTGAATTTGAAAAATTTTCCCTCGATGCGGAAGTGCAGCAAAGGGCACGCGAGGTCGTTCGAGAGCGGTTTGGGCAGCAAAGTTGGAACGAAAAACGCTGA
- a CDS encoding FHA domain-containing protein, producing the protein MKVMLKVLTGSHSGKEIAVASEKFLIGRSDSCSLRPKSESVSRKHCIIVLKEGRVLVQDLKSRNGTLVNGKRLPTDMAKVLKPGDKLTIGKLEFEVLIEHGLQAAKKPQVANVEDAAARVVQAGSGDSKFEEVDVNSWLDEADQIDRVRKISDPETRQLRLDNPAEAKSDTDSDSTELSVNDEDPAARKRKIPEKQKPQKLPEGLKKNMKENSRDAADDALKRFFSGR; encoded by the coding sequence ATGAAAGTAATGTTGAAAGTTTTGACGGGAAGTCACTCTGGCAAAGAGATTGCGGTTGCCAGTGAGAAGTTTTTGATTGGCCGAAGCGACTCGTGTTCCCTACGTCCCAAGAGCGAATCCGTTAGCCGCAAGCATTGCATTATCGTCCTGAAAGAGGGACGCGTTCTCGTCCAGGATTTGAAAAGTCGCAATGGCACGTTGGTCAACGGCAAGCGATTGCCCACCGACATGGCGAAGGTTCTCAAACCGGGCGACAAGTTGACGATCGGCAAGTTGGAATTTGAAGTCTTGATTGAGCACGGCTTGCAGGCGGCTAAGAAACCGCAGGTTGCCAATGTGGAAGACGCGGCCGCACGTGTCGTTCAAGCAGGTTCAGGGGACAGCAAATTCGAAGAGGTTGATGTCAATTCGTGGTTGGACGAGGCTGACCAGATTGATCGGGTGCGCAAGATCTCGGATCCTGAGACACGCCAACTCCGGCTCGACAATCCTGCGGAAGCCAAGAGTGATACGGACTCCGATAGCACCGAGCTTTCGGTCAACGACGAAGATCCCGCAGCGCGTAAACGCAAGATTCCTGAAAAGCAGAAGCCACAAAAGCTGCCCGAAGGATTGAAGAAGAATATGAAAGAGAACTCGCGTGACGCTGCCGACGATGCACTCAAGCGATTCTTTAGTGGTCGTTAG